One Streptomyces sp. NBC_01237 genomic region harbors:
- a CDS encoding formimidoylglutamate deiminase — MQLTTEPTGKPVTATYWMSHAWLGTHVEPGVTLDVAGDRIAGVRTGVDTPPPGATVLRGLTLPGLANTHSHAFHRALRSTVQVGSGTFWTWRELMYQAAARLTPDTYFDLARATYAEMALAGITSVGEFHYLHHAPGGTPYDNPNAMGEALIAAAAEAGIRITLLDTAYLAAGFGEKPNRHQLRFSDTTADAWAERASLLKGDDHTLIGAAIHSVRAVPAPQLATVAAWAEERQAPLHVHLSEQTAENDACRAAHGRTPTRLLADHGVLGPRTTGVHNTHLTEEDIGLIGSSATGTCMCPTTERDLADGIGPAAALQRAGSPLSLGSDSHAVIDLFEEARAMELNERLRTHRRGHWTAAALLRAASAGGHTALGRPDAGTLEPGAPADLTTIALDSVRTAGPVPRMAAEAAVFAASAADVRHTVVGGRHIVRDGLHTRIEDVPGALASAIAALHG, encoded by the coding sequence GTGCAGCTGACAACGGAGCCCACCGGCAAGCCCGTCACCGCGACGTACTGGATGTCCCACGCCTGGCTCGGCACCCATGTCGAGCCGGGCGTCACCCTGGACGTCGCCGGGGACCGCATCGCCGGGGTCCGCACCGGCGTCGACACACCGCCGCCCGGCGCCACGGTGCTGCGCGGCCTGACGCTCCCCGGCCTCGCCAACACCCACTCGCACGCCTTCCACCGGGCCCTGCGCTCCACCGTCCAGGTGGGCTCCGGCACCTTCTGGACCTGGCGCGAGCTGATGTACCAGGCCGCCGCCCGGCTCACCCCCGACACCTACTTCGACCTCGCCCGTGCCACGTACGCCGAAATGGCCCTGGCCGGCATCACCTCCGTCGGCGAATTCCACTATCTGCACCACGCGCCCGGCGGCACGCCCTACGACAACCCGAACGCGATGGGCGAGGCGCTCATCGCCGCCGCGGCCGAAGCGGGCATTCGCATCACCCTGCTGGACACCGCCTACCTCGCCGCCGGATTCGGCGAGAAGCCCAACCGGCACCAGCTGCGCTTCTCCGACACCACCGCCGATGCCTGGGCCGAACGCGCCTCCCTCCTCAAGGGCGACGACCACACGCTGATCGGCGCCGCCATCCACTCCGTACGGGCCGTCCCGGCGCCGCAGCTGGCCACCGTCGCGGCCTGGGCCGAGGAACGGCAGGCCCCGCTCCACGTCCACCTCTCCGAGCAGACCGCGGAGAACGACGCCTGCCGTGCCGCCCACGGCCGCACCCCCACCCGGCTCCTCGCCGACCACGGGGTCCTCGGCCCGCGCACCACCGGGGTCCACAACACGCATCTCACCGAGGAGGACATCGGGCTGATCGGCTCCTCCGCCACCGGCACCTGCATGTGTCCCACCACCGAACGCGACCTCGCCGACGGCATCGGTCCCGCCGCCGCCCTCCAGCGGGCGGGCTCGCCGCTCTCCCTGGGCAGCGACAGCCACGCCGTCATCGACCTCTTCGAAGAGGCCCGCGCGATGGAGCTCAACGAGCGCCTGCGCACCCATCGGCGCGGCCACTGGACGGCGGCGGCCCTGCTCCGCGCCGCCTCCGCGGGCGGGCACACCGCACTCGGCCGGCCGGACGCGGGCACCCTCGAACCCGGTGCGCCCGCCGACCTCACGACCATCGCCCTGGACTCCGTCAGAACAGCGGGGCCGGTGCCCCGGATGGCAGCCGAAGCAGCCGTATTCGCCGCCTCCGCCGCTGATGTACGCCATACGGTCGTGGGCGGACGGCACATCGTCCGGGACGGTCTGCACACACGGATCGAGGACGTCCCCGGAGCACTCGCCTCAGCCATCGCCGCCCTGCACGGCTGA
- a CDS encoding peptidase, whose translation MSNQKRTALALASALAGSVVLMAAPAAHAEVVDVNYQCQTPIGPKGAVSPIDIKGVKSGSGYQLTMSFQKGVSSSPVELGKGAMKPSAVIKMGGAEQGQIQVTGPANSEAIPPNTPIKISDLTGTYTPKKSGKVTFTAGVLTIKAVGTTTTCTPKNSPGPSLELDVQGSGGSSGGSGGTPATTPAGGGELPKTGPLDSAAALGTLGGTVLLTGAAGVLWLTRRGQRNPG comes from the coding sequence GTGTCGAACCAGAAGCGGACAGCGCTGGCGCTGGCGTCTGCGCTGGCGGGCTCGGTGGTGCTGATGGCCGCACCCGCCGCGCATGCCGAGGTCGTGGACGTCAACTACCAGTGTCAGACGCCCATCGGGCCCAAGGGTGCGGTGTCGCCCATCGATATCAAGGGCGTCAAGAGCGGCAGCGGCTACCAGCTCACCATGTCCTTCCAGAAGGGCGTCTCCTCCAGTCCGGTCGAACTGGGCAAGGGGGCCATGAAGCCGAGCGCGGTGATCAAGATGGGCGGCGCCGAGCAGGGGCAGATCCAGGTGACCGGACCCGCCAACTCGGAGGCGATCCCGCCCAACACTCCCATCAAGATCAGTGACTTGACGGGCACGTACACCCCGAAGAAGAGCGGCAAGGTCACCTTCACCGCCGGGGTGCTCACCATCAAGGCGGTCGGTACGACCACCACCTGCACACCCAAGAACAGCCCCGGTCCTTCGCTCGAACTCGATGTCCAGGGCTCGGGCGGCTCCTCGGGCGGCTCGGGCGGCACCCCCGCGACCACTCCGGCGGGCGGCGGCGAACTGCCGAAGACCGGCCCGCTCGACTCGGCGGCGGCGCTCGGCACGCTCGGCGGCACCGTGCTGCTGACCGGGGCGGCCGGGGTGCTGTGGCTGACCCGGCGCGGGCAGCGGAACCCGGGCTGA
- a CDS encoding STAS domain-containing protein, giving the protein MDRGTVGSANRGRLHVEARTEGRSEIVTPVGELDHHTADLLREPLESAVEQGRARLVVDCSRLEFCDSTGLNVLLGARLKAEAAGGGVHLAGMLPVVARVFEITGAEAVFTVHATLAEALDT; this is encoded by the coding sequence ATGGACCGCGGGACGGTCGGCAGTGCGAACCGGGGTCGACTTCACGTCGAGGCCCGGACCGAGGGACGCAGCGAGATCGTGACGCCGGTGGGTGAGCTCGATCACCACACCGCCGATCTGCTGCGGGAACCTTTGGAGAGCGCGGTCGAGCAGGGGCGTGCGCGCCTGGTGGTCGACTGCTCGCGCCTCGAATTCTGTGATTCCACCGGGCTGAATGTGCTGCTCGGTGCCCGCCTCAAGGCTGAGGCGGCCGGGGGAGGGGTCCATTTGGCCGGCATGCTGCCCGTAGTGGCGAGAGTTTTCGAGATCACCGGGGCCGAGGCGGTTTTCACCGTCCACGCCACTCTCGCGGAGGCGCTGGACACCTGA
- a CDS encoding COG1470 family protein — MSPLTAYAARAALTVLLCACSISPVAAADGSSDTATSTGWVARPAAGGGRTGDSGRPYFYLEGVPGAVLQDRLSVTNPGRTPLTVRLRGADTNRREGADPVVPEAKGSTGAGAWLRLASGKVTVPARTRAEVPFAVTVPPDTAPGDHPGAIVAESGGRTVGVPIRLRVGGPTLAALTVEDVAVSGRTIHYTLVNRGNATLAPRLTVSADGVFGALLRREARALPLELRPGQRVELTEPWRDAPALDSATVRLRVTAAGGAHDEASASATYVPGAPLAGGALLVLGALAAGAYRLRLGHRLRPRYGHRQDSDERHVVKAGADT; from the coding sequence ATGTCGCCGTTGACCGCGTACGCCGCCCGAGCGGCGCTCACCGTACTGCTGTGCGCCTGCTCCATCAGCCCGGTGGCGGCGGCGGACGGCTCCTCGGACACCGCGACCTCCACCGGCTGGGTGGCGCGGCCGGCGGCCGGGGGCGGCCGTACCGGCGACAGCGGGCGGCCGTACTTCTACCTGGAGGGCGTACCCGGAGCGGTCCTCCAGGACCGGCTCTCGGTGACCAACCCCGGCCGGACCCCGCTGACCGTACGGCTGCGGGGCGCCGACACCAACCGGCGGGAGGGCGCCGACCCTGTCGTACCGGAGGCGAAGGGCTCCACCGGGGCCGGGGCATGGCTGCGGCTCGCCTCGGGGAAGGTGACCGTGCCCGCCCGCACCCGTGCCGAGGTGCCGTTCGCCGTCACCGTGCCCCCGGACACGGCGCCCGGCGACCATCCCGGGGCGATCGTGGCGGAGAGCGGCGGCCGTACGGTGGGTGTCCCGATCCGGCTGAGGGTCGGCGGGCCGACGCTGGCCGCGCTCACCGTGGAGGACGTCGCGGTGTCCGGGCGCACCATCCACTACACGCTGGTCAACCGCGGCAACGCGACCCTGGCGCCGCGGCTGACCGTGAGCGCGGACGGGGTCTTCGGCGCGCTGCTGCGCCGCGAGGCCCGCGCCCTGCCGCTGGAACTGCGCCCCGGACAGCGGGTGGAGCTCACCGAACCCTGGCGGGACGCCCCCGCCCTCGACTCCGCGACGGTCCGGCTGCGGGTCACGGCCGCGGGCGGTGCGCACGACGAGGCGTCGGCCTCGGCGACGTACGTCCCCGGAGCCCCGTTGGCGGGCGGTGCGCTGCTGGTCCTGGGCGCCCTCGCCGCAGGCGCGTACCGGCTCCGGCTCGGGCACCGGCTTCGGCCGCGTTACGGACATCGACAGGACTCCGACGAAAGGCACGTGGTGAAGGCGGGAGCGGACACGTGA
- a CDS encoding response regulator transcription factor, which produces MTRVLLAEDDASISEPLARALRREGYEVEVRQDGPTALDAGLQGGVDLVVLDLGLPGMDGLEVARRLRADGHTVPILVLTARADEVDTVVGLDAGADDYVTKPFRLAELLARVRALLRRGATEPAPQPATHGVRIDVESHRAWMGEEELQLTAKEFDLLRVLVRDAGRVVTRDQLMREVWDTTWWSSTKTLDMHISWLRKKLGDDAANPRYIATVRGVGFRFEKS; this is translated from the coding sequence ATGACCCGTGTACTGCTCGCCGAGGACGACGCATCCATCTCGGAGCCACTGGCCCGCGCACTGCGTCGGGAGGGTTACGAGGTCGAGGTCCGTCAGGACGGTCCGACCGCGCTCGACGCCGGACTCCAGGGGGGCGTCGACCTGGTCGTCCTCGACCTGGGCCTGCCCGGGATGGACGGCCTCGAAGTCGCCCGCCGGCTCCGCGCCGACGGGCACACCGTGCCGATCCTGGTGCTGACGGCCCGCGCCGACGAGGTCGACACGGTGGTCGGCCTCGACGCGGGGGCCGACGACTACGTCACCAAGCCGTTCCGCCTCGCCGAACTCCTCGCCCGGGTCCGCGCCCTGCTGCGCCGCGGTGCCACCGAGCCCGCCCCGCAGCCCGCCACCCACGGCGTCCGGATCGACGTCGAGTCGCACCGGGCCTGGATGGGCGAGGAGGAACTCCAGCTCACCGCGAAGGAGTTCGACCTGCTGCGGGTCCTGGTCCGGGACGCCGGGCGGGTCGTCACCCGCGACCAGCTGATGCGGGAGGTCTGGGACACCACCTGGTGGTCCTCCACCAAGACGCTCGACATGCACATCTCCTGGCTGCGCAAGAAGCTCGGCGACGACGCGGCCAACCCCCGCTACATCGCGACGGTCCGGGGCGTCGGCTTCCGGTTCGAGAAGAGCTGA
- a CDS encoding RNA polymerase sigma factor SigF, with translation MSPRLDEARTHNAASICPQGPTDSDSPAASAVPGPRTSTTSTTLSTAGNTGTAADSTTADTGDTGLEGLPEIPPYAEVGALDARALSKTLFERLESLEEGTHEYAYVRNTLVELNLALVKFAASRFRSRSEPMEDIVQVGTIGLIKAIDRFELSRGVEFPTFAMPTIVGEIKRFFRDTSWSVRVPRRLQELRLDLAKAGDELAQKLDRSPTVSELAERLGITADEVVEGMAASNAYTASSLDAKPEEDEHEGALADRIGYEDHGLEGIEYVESLKPLIAALPSRDRMILSLRFVSNLTQSEIGDELGISQMHVSRLLSRTLVKLRKGLTLDE, from the coding sequence ATGTCACCCCGGCTCGACGAAGCGCGTACCCACAACGCGGCGTCGATATGTCCTCAGGGACCGACCGATTCCGACTCCCCTGCCGCGAGCGCCGTACCCGGCCCGCGCACCAGCACCACCAGCACCACCCTCAGTACCGCCGGCAACACCGGCACCGCCGCAGACAGCACCACCGCGGACACCGGCGACACGGGGCTCGAAGGACTTCCCGAGATCCCGCCCTACGCCGAAGTAGGGGCACTGGACGCCAGGGCGCTGTCGAAGACGCTCTTCGAGCGGCTCGAATCCCTCGAAGAGGGCACCCACGAGTACGCCTACGTCCGTAACACCCTGGTCGAACTCAACCTGGCCCTCGTCAAGTTCGCCGCCTCCCGGTTCCGCTCCCGCAGCGAACCGATGGAGGACATCGTCCAGGTCGGCACCATCGGCCTGATCAAGGCGATCGACCGGTTCGAGCTGAGCCGCGGAGTCGAGTTCCCGACGTTCGCGATGCCGACCATCGTCGGCGAGATCAAGCGTTTCTTCCGCGACACCAGCTGGTCCGTGCGCGTGCCGCGCCGCCTGCAGGAGCTGCGGCTCGACCTGGCCAAGGCGGGCGACGAGCTCGCCCAGAAGCTGGACCGCTCGCCCACCGTGAGCGAGCTGGCCGAGCGCCTGGGCATCACCGCCGACGAGGTCGTCGAGGGCATGGCCGCGAGCAACGCGTACACCGCGAGTTCGCTGGACGCCAAGCCCGAGGAGGACGAGCACGAAGGCGCGCTCGCGGACCGCATCGGTTACGAGGACCACGGACTCGAAGGCATCGAGTACGTCGAGTCCCTCAAGCCGCTCATCGCCGCGCTGCCTTCGCGGGACCGCATGATCCTCTCGCTCCGCTTCGTCTCCAATCTGACCCAGTCGGAGATCGGTGACGAGCTCGGCATCTCACAGATGCATGTGTCCAGGCTGCTCTCGCGGACGCTGGTCAAGCTCCGGAAGGGCCTGACCCTGGACGAATGA
- a CDS encoding oligopeptide:H+ symporter, producing the protein MASSLTKDSASTTGGKTFFGHPRGLATLFMTEMWERFSFYGMRALLPLYLVSSSGLDMNAATATAIYSIYMAMVYLLAMPGGWFGDRVWGPRKTVTISAGVIMLGHLTLALPGTGTFFAGLALVALGSGLLKANISTMVGHLYSGPDDPRRDGGFTVFYMGINLGAFAAPLIIGTIGEKVNWHLGFAIAALGMALGLAQFLIGTRHLDARSSIVPKPLSAQERRSTLRKGLLWLIVAVVFYGVLVATDVYTLNWALVPITVAGLIIPVAVLARIKRDKDLSATEQSKMSGYIWFFVAAAVFWMIYDQGGSTMSLFGESSTSNTLFGVDFPTSWYQSVNPVFIMALAPVVAWIWLALNRRGKEPSTVVKFGSGLFLVGVSFLVFMMPLTLASDGDKVSPMWLVSIYFLQTVGELCLSPVGLSVTTKMAPAKYGSQMMGVWFLAVTAGDCTTSLLSLAGVDLNRTGMVGLEAALAIVAGFSIWMYRKKVATLMGDVR; encoded by the coding sequence ATGGCGTCCAGCCTGACGAAGGATTCGGCCAGTACGACCGGCGGAAAGACCTTCTTCGGCCACCCCCGCGGCCTGGCCACTCTCTTCATGACCGAGATGTGGGAGCGCTTCAGCTTCTACGGCATGCGGGCCCTGCTTCCGCTCTACCTCGTCTCCAGCTCCGGCCTGGACATGAACGCGGCGACCGCCACCGCGATCTACTCCATCTACATGGCGATGGTCTACCTGCTCGCCATGCCCGGCGGCTGGTTCGGAGACCGCGTCTGGGGGCCGCGGAAGACGGTCACCATCTCGGCCGGGGTCATCATGCTCGGCCACCTGACGCTGGCCCTGCCCGGCACCGGCACCTTCTTCGCCGGTCTGGCGCTGGTCGCACTCGGTTCCGGTCTGCTGAAGGCCAACATCTCCACGATGGTCGGCCACCTCTACTCCGGCCCGGACGACCCGCGACGCGACGGCGGCTTCACCGTCTTCTACATGGGCATCAACCTCGGTGCCTTCGCCGCCCCGCTGATCATCGGCACGATCGGCGAGAAGGTGAACTGGCACCTCGGTTTCGCCATCGCCGCGCTCGGCATGGCGCTGGGTCTGGCCCAGTTCCTCATCGGTACGCGCCACCTGGACGCCCGCTCCAGCATCGTCCCGAAGCCGCTTTCGGCCCAGGAGCGCCGCTCCACCCTGCGCAAGGGTCTGCTGTGGCTGATCGTCGCCGTCGTCTTCTACGGCGTGCTGGTGGCCACGGACGTCTACACGCTGAACTGGGCGCTCGTCCCGATCACCGTCGCCGGTCTGATCATTCCGGTCGCCGTGCTGGCGCGCATAAAGCGGGACAAGGACCTCTCCGCCACCGAGCAGTCGAAGATGTCCGGCTACATCTGGTTCTTCGTGGCGGCGGCCGTCTTCTGGATGATCTACGACCAGGGCGGCTCGACGATGTCGCTCTTCGGCGAGTCCTCGACCTCGAACACCCTGTTCGGTGTGGACTTCCCGACCTCCTGGTACCAGTCCGTGAACCCGGTCTTCATCATGGCGCTCGCGCCGGTGGTGGCCTGGATCTGGCTGGCGCTCAACCGGCGCGGCAAGGAGCCGAGCACGGTCGTCAAGTTCGGCTCGGGTCTGTTCCTGGTCGGTGTGTCGTTCCTCGTCTTCATGATGCCGCTGACGCTGGCCTCGGACGGCGACAAGGTCAGCCCGATGTGGCTGGTGTCGATCTACTTCCTGCAGACCGTCGGTGAGCTGTGCCTCTCGCCGGTCGGCCTCTCGGTCACCACGAAGATGGCTCCGGCGAAGTACGGCAGCCAGATGATGGGTGTCTGGTTCCTGGCCGTCACCGCGGGCGACTGCACCACCAGCCTGCTGTCGCTGGCCGGGGTGGATCTGAACAGAACCGGGATGGTGGGGCTGGAAGCGGCGCTCGCGATCGTGGCCGGGTTCTCGATCTGGATGTACCGCAAGAAGGTCGCCACCCTCATGGGTGATGTGCGCTGA
- a CDS encoding ATP-binding protein, whose protein sequence is MSTTRQHPPGDLGREPDGAGAPSPVPAERQWRTLSLGQASGIVPMARDFARQALHDWGWLPASTADRRAAAEDVLLVVSELVTNACLHAEGPEELRIGCMAKVLRVEVVDRGAGQPAPRTPHRAGRPGGHGMFIVQRLCLDWGVQRTPEEPGKTVWAELAAPA, encoded by the coding sequence ATGAGCACCACCCGGCAGCATCCGCCGGGCGACCTCGGCCGCGAGCCGGACGGCGCGGGCGCACCCTCGCCCGTTCCGGCGGAGCGGCAGTGGCGCACGCTCTCACTGGGGCAGGCCAGCGGCATCGTGCCGATGGCCCGCGACTTCGCCCGGCAGGCGCTCCACGACTGGGGCTGGCTCCCGGCGTCCACCGCCGACCGCCGCGCCGCCGCCGAGGACGTCCTGCTGGTCGTCTCCGAGCTGGTCACCAACGCCTGCCTGCACGCGGAGGGCCCCGAGGAACTCCGGATCGGCTGCATGGCGAAGGTGCTGCGGGTGGAGGTCGTCGACCGCGGTGCCGGGCAGCCCGCACCGCGTACCCCGCACCGGGCCGGACGGCCCGGTGGTCACGGCATGTTCATCGTGCAGCGGCTCTGCCTGGACTGGGGCGTGCAACGTACGCCGGAGGAGCCGGGCAAGACCGTCTGGGCGGAACTCGCCGCTCCCGCGTAA
- a CDS encoding allantoate amidohydrolase, whose product MWAELAPLGRDSGSGGYRRYAWSGADADCRAWFRQQAEARGLTHEVDRNGNQWAWLGDPLAGDAVVTGSHLDSVPDGGAFDGPLGVVSSFAALDELRRRGARLVRPLAITNFGDEEGARFGLACVGSRLTAGRLTAQDAHRLRDADGITLPRAMEAAGYDPEAIGPDPERLARIGAFVELHVEQGRALDLSGDRVGIASAIWPHGRWRFDFRGEANHAGTTRLVDRRDPMLTYAETVLAARREAELTGALATFGKIAVEPNGVNAIPSLVRGWLDSRAADQATLDAVVTGIERAAREYAERAGIDLDVVRESFTPVVEFEHALRDELSKILEGGRGARGGAGDTGRAVPVLGTGAGHDAGILSASVPTAMLFVRNPTGISHSPAEHAAEDDCVAGVIALADVLEGLACS is encoded by the coding sequence ATGTGGGCCGAGCTCGCGCCCCTCGGGCGGGACTCCGGCAGTGGTGGATACCGGCGGTACGCCTGGTCCGGGGCGGACGCCGACTGCCGGGCCTGGTTCCGGCAGCAGGCCGAGGCCCGCGGGCTCACCCATGAGGTCGACCGCAACGGCAACCAGTGGGCCTGGCTCGGCGACCCCCTGGCCGGTGACGCCGTCGTCACCGGCTCGCACCTCGACTCCGTACCGGACGGGGGCGCCTTCGACGGCCCCCTCGGCGTCGTCTCCTCCTTCGCCGCGCTCGATGAGCTCCGCCGCAGGGGAGCCCGGCTCGTCCGGCCGCTGGCCATCACCAACTTCGGTGACGAGGAAGGTGCCCGCTTCGGCCTCGCCTGCGTCGGCTCCCGGCTCACCGCCGGACGGCTGACCGCGCAGGACGCCCACCGGCTCCGCGACGCGGACGGCATCACCCTCCCGCGGGCCATGGAGGCCGCCGGATACGACCCCGAGGCCATCGGTCCCGATCCGGAACGCCTCGCCCGTATCGGAGCGTTCGTCGAACTCCACGTCGAACAGGGACGTGCCCTCGACCTCAGCGGTGACCGGGTCGGGATCGCCTCCGCCATCTGGCCGCACGGGCGCTGGCGGTTCGACTTCCGGGGCGAGGCCAACCACGCGGGCACCACCCGCCTCGTCGACCGGCGCGACCCCATGCTCACGTACGCCGAGACCGTGCTGGCCGCCCGCCGTGAGGCGGAACTGACCGGCGCCCTCGCCACCTTCGGCAAGATCGCGGTCGAGCCGAACGGGGTCAACGCCATCCCCTCCCTCGTACGCGGCTGGCTCGACTCGCGCGCCGCCGACCAGGCCACCCTCGACGCAGTCGTCACCGGCATCGAACGCGCGGCCCGGGAGTACGCCGAACGGGCCGGGATCGATCTCGATGTCGTACGGGAGTCCTTCACACCCGTGGTGGAGTTCGAGCACGCCCTGCGCGACGAGCTCTCCAAGATTCTCGAAGGCGGTCGCGGAGCGCGGGGCGGCGCCGGTGACACGGGGCGCGCCGTACCCGTCCTCGGCACCGGCGCGGGACACGACGCGGGTATTTTGTCCGCTTCGGTACCTACCGCCATGCTGTTCGTACGGAACCCCACCGGAATCTCGCACTCGCCGGCCGAGCACGCCGCCGAGGACGACTGCGTGGCCGGGGTGATCGCACTCGCCGACGTACTGGAAGGTCTCGCGTGCAGCTGA
- the hutI gene encoding imidazolonepropionase codes for MTTTAITNIASLVTNDPSLGNGTPLGLIRDAAVVIEGDRVVWTGESSKAPATDNALDAAGRAVIPGFVDSHSHLLFAGDRTQEFNARMSGRPYTAGGIRTTVAATRAASDDELSANVAHYLAEALRQGTTTFETKSGYGLTVEDEARALRIASRHTDEVTYLGAHVVPAEYADDPAGYVDLVTGPMLDACAPHARWIDVFCEKGAFDGDQARAVLTAGRARGLHPRIHANQLTYGPGVQLAVELDAASADHCTHLTDADVDALGQGATVATLLPGAEFSTRASWPDARRLLDAGATVALSTDCNPGSSFTSSMPFCVALAVRDMGMTPDEALWSATAGGAAALRRTDIGRITPGARADLVLLDAPSHVHLAYRPGVPLVGAVWQRGERTV; via the coding sequence ATGACGACGACCGCCATCACCAACATCGCCAGCCTGGTCACCAATGACCCCTCCCTCGGAAACGGGACCCCCCTGGGCCTGATCCGGGACGCGGCCGTCGTCATCGAGGGCGACCGCGTCGTCTGGACCGGTGAATCAAGCAAAGCACCCGCCACTGACAACGCCCTCGACGCGGCCGGCCGAGCGGTGATCCCCGGCTTCGTCGACTCCCACTCCCACCTCCTCTTCGCGGGCGACCGCACCCAGGAGTTCAACGCCCGGATGTCGGGCCGCCCCTACACCGCGGGTGGCATCCGGACCACGGTCGCGGCCACCCGCGCGGCCTCCGACGACGAACTCTCCGCCAACGTCGCCCACTACCTCGCCGAGGCCCTGCGCCAGGGCACCACCACGTTCGAGACGAAGTCCGGCTACGGGCTCACCGTCGAGGACGAGGCCCGCGCCCTGCGCATCGCCTCCCGCCACACCGACGAGGTCACCTATCTCGGCGCCCACGTCGTGCCCGCCGAATACGCCGACGACCCGGCCGGCTACGTCGACCTCGTCACCGGTCCCATGCTGGACGCCTGCGCCCCGCACGCGCGGTGGATCGACGTCTTCTGCGAGAAGGGCGCCTTCGACGGCGACCAGGCCCGCGCCGTCCTCACCGCGGGCCGCGCCAGGGGCCTGCACCCCCGCATCCACGCCAATCAGCTGACGTACGGCCCCGGCGTCCAGCTCGCCGTCGAACTCGACGCCGCCTCCGCCGACCACTGCACCCACCTCACCGACGCCGACGTCGACGCCCTGGGACAGGGCGCCACGGTCGCCACCCTGCTCCCGGGCGCCGAGTTCTCCACCCGCGCGAGCTGGCCCGACGCCCGCCGACTCCTCGACGCGGGCGCGACCGTCGCGCTCTCCACGGACTGCAACCCGGGCTCGTCGTTCACCTCGTCCATGCCGTTCTGCGTCGCGCTCGCCGTACGCGACATGGGCATGACCCCCGACGAAGCCCTCTGGTCCGCCACCGCGGGCGGCGCCGCCGCACTGCGCCGTACGGACATCGGCCGCATCACGCCCGGTGCCCGCGCCGACCTCGTACTCCTGGACGCTCCCAGCCATGTCCACCTCGCCTACCGGCCGGGAGTCCCGCTGGTCGGCGCGGTGTGGCAGCGCGGCGAACGCACGGTCTGA